The nucleotide sequence TCCGGTCTGAATCCAGGATCTTTTTGGCATCTTCTTCAGATAAGAGGTTGAATTTTTCCTTTGGCGCCCCACATTTCGGACAAAAATCGGGGGCCGCGCTTCCCTCATGAACATAACCACAAACAGAACATTTCCATAACATTGTTATTTCCTCCTATTTTTTATTTTTTGTTTTATCTTCTTTATGTTTCCTGAACTGTTTTAATCGGTTCGGCCGCCGCATGTATCCCTGCAATATGACCGAAAGTCATTGCGGGGCCGATGGTGCTTCCCGCCCCCCAATAGGCATTGGCTGTCGGCGAAGCAATGCAGTTTCCCGCGCCATAAAGACCTGGAATCGGATTCCCACGAACATCCAGGACTTGGGCACGACGGTCAATGACGGGTCCGCCATTGGTATCCAGTGTCCCCGCTCCAAGGATAACCGCATAGTACGGCCCATGATCACTTAGCGGATACATACAATAATTCCGGCTTCCTTCCGGAGGCCAAGGGGCGCCGGGAACCGTCGGCGGAAATGTTGTCCATTCCCTGTCATACGTGTAATCTCCCCGATGAAAATCCTCATCTCTGCCGTTTTTGGCAAATTCGTTAAAACGGGTCACCGTATTTTTTAAGTTTTCCAGAAAATCAGGGGCCAGCCCAAAGCCTCCGGTATGTTCGGCTAATACCGACAACCGCTGAGATAATGATCGCGTGAGCTCCTCCAGCGTAGCCCCTGAAATGATATAGGAGGGAAGCGCATTGCTTTGAAGCGGGTACGGCGGAAATCCCTGCCATAATTCAGCCGTCCTCTGGTCATAAATCATAAACACCAGCATGTTTGTCCATTCCGCACGCTGAGGGTCCCAAACGAAGTGGGTCATGGCTCGATCCGTATAATTTCTTTTTTCATCCATGATGCGTTTACCATAACGGTTGACTTCAATGACACTGTCACCGGGAATATAAAATACGTTATTCGAACCTCCAGGATAGGCAAGGGCATTTTCCAGTATACTTTCTGCTCGGAAAGCACCGGCCATATTACCGATCTTTGCGCCGATTTCCACTGACATCGTAATGAAGTCGCCGGTATTCGTCGGTGCGGAGCAGCCCCCAAAGTGAGGCCCCCGCTGGAAATGAAGCATTAATTCCGAGTTGTGGGAATAACCTCCGCTGCCAAAAATAGCTGCCCTGCGCGCTCTGAACCTGATGATTTCTTTTCCTCCCCTGACGACTTCCAGCCCGACCACTTCTTTCCGATCGTTCTGCAGGATATGGATAACCTGATGATCCGTCATGATCTTTATCCCATTTGCTTTCGCCCAATCCTCCAGTTGTCTGATCAGTTCAAAGCCGTAACTCTGCATCCCTTGGGGATTTTTTGCGTACAAAACGCGTCCCCGGACTCCTTTGTTTTCCGGAAGATGATCCATATAATCCACCTGGGGTTTCCCTTTCCAGTTGATTTCCTGAATGCTGCTCAGGGCACCGCATTCAGCTAGAAACTCTACTGTCTCCGACGCTCTGTCGTACATTGCTTCGATCAGTTCATACGCGTTCTGCGGAATCCCCAACCTGAAATCCTTTGGGTTGTACAGATGGGGATAGGAATATCGTGACATATAGCGAAGGGCATCCTCTTTTTTATCTTCAATCCCCCGTTCACGTTGAAACCGATTGTTTGGTGTCCAATAACCGCCCCCCGATCGAATGGTCGTTCCACCGATGGAAGACGCTTTTTCCAGCATGATAACACTGGCTCCCTGCTTTCTTGCAGTGATTGCTGCCGAAAATGCAGCCGCACCGCTTCCCACGATAAGAATATCTGCTTCATCATCAAAGGTAGACGATCTTGTGGACGGAGGGCTATTCAAGCCATGAGCATCTTGACCAGGATCAGCAAGTAATTGAAATTTCTCCTTTGGCGCACCGCACATGGGACATTTTTCTGGTGGTTCAGCCCCCTCATGGACGTATCCACAGACAGTACAAATCCATTTTTTCATAGTTTCAATCCTTCTTTCTCTTATGTACTGTTGAATGGAAAAGGTTTTTGTTGTTATTGTAACTGGTCGAGATCATATTTATATGCAGTTACTTTTTGAACATAAGCATCATTTTCATAAGAGCCGCTGTCATTGAGGAGAATTTTGCTGCTTTCAATTCCTGTTTGTCTGGATAGTATGATGAGATCAAAGACCATCTCATCAGGATATCCTTGCCCGGTCCAATAGTTACGATCATCAATCAGCTCTTGAATTGCGCTATTAATGTCCTGAGGTTGCGCATCATTAATTCCATCTACTTGGAAAATCGCTAAAACTAACTCATACGATAAATTGTTTTTCTCACACTGTTTCCAAATATCACGCTGCATTTTTTCCGGAATAGGTATCTTATAAATTGGCACTTTATCATCTGCAGAAAAAACTTCAGCTGACGTATGAACAGGGCCAGGGCAAATCAAGATTAGGATAAGAATTAAGATGATGAGAACTTGTTCTTGAATCCATTTTCTTAAACGAAACATGATTTTCACCCCTATCTATTAATCCAACTGTGATTACCCTGCCGATTTCTACATCCTTACTTTTTAGTTGACGATAATCTTCCCCTTCATGTATGGGTGATAGGTACAGATATAATCAAATGTACCTGTATCACTGAAGGTTTGTTGATACGATTGGCCCTGTTTCAAGCGTCCGCTGTCGAAAGACTTACCTGTAGCCGTATGATCCATTGCATCCTTATTAATCCAAATAATGGTTTCACCCTTTTGT is from Dehalobacter sp. 12DCB1 and encodes:
- a CDS encoding FAD-dependent oxidoreductase, coding for MKKWICTVCGYVHEGAEPPEKCPMCGAPKEKFQLLADPGQDAHGLNSPPSTRSSTFDDEADILIVGSGAAAFSAAITARKQGASVIMLEKASSIGGTTIRSGGGYWTPNNRFQRERGIEDKKEDALRYMSRYSYPHLYNPKDFRLGIPQNAYELIEAMYDRASETVEFLAECGALSSIQEINWKGKPQVDYMDHLPENKGVRGRVLYAKNPQGMQSYGFELIRQLEDWAKANGIKIMTDHQVIHILQNDRKEVVGLEVVRGGKEIIRFRARRAAIFGSGGYSHNSELMLHFQRGPHFGGCSAPTNTGDFITMSVEIGAKIGNMAGAFRAESILENALAYPGGSNNVFYIPGDSVIEVNRYGKRIMDEKRNYTDRAMTHFVWDPQRAEWTNMLVFMIYDQRTAELWQGFPPYPLQSNALPSYIISGATLEELTRSLSQRLSVLAEHTGGFGLAPDFLENLKNTVTRFNEFAKNGRDEDFHRGDYTYDREWTTFPPTVPGAPWPPEGSRNYCMYPLSDHGPYYAVILGAGTLDTNGGPVIDRRAQVLDVRGNPIPGLYGAGNCIASPTANAYWGAGSTIGPAMTFGHIAGIHAAAEPIKTVQET
- a CDS encoding cupredoxin family copper-binding protein, translating into MKKMLLYISILLAILTIILTGCSPAKSGQPSAQAPEKNSVLIENNQFQPAEITIQKGETIIWINKDAMDHTATGKSFDSGRLKQGQSYQQTFSDTGTFDYICTYHPYMKGKIIVN